In one window of Leptospira sp. WS92.C1 DNA:
- a CDS encoding acyl-CoA dehydrogenase family protein, which produces MIISNYFQDNEDLKLVFNELIDWDEIVHAFEHNFEDAEAYKKTGNERLAYAPANVQEAKEYYQSVLESLGEIMGEFVAPRSKEMDQIGLKYENGKVTFPKAQEECYNTLRDAGLMPISISRKYGGMGLPASVQSFLCEIAARADAAFCLAYGNINIVEIMERYASDEMCEKWIPEIAAGKYSAAMALTEPNYGSDLPNVQTRAEQGADGVWRITGAKRFITHACGYVDAPSVILTLARTGSPESGARGLSFFLVKGSDVHVAGVEHKMGLHCSPTCEVVFENSPGELIGKTGYGLVKYSMGMMNAARLTIATQSLGIATAAYYEGKKYASERIQFGKPIEQIPAVKKMLDRMEREILATRVLIAETGKAIDLYHWPKEHLVKVEGKTEKDANQNETIRRWEKLADLFTPLSKYYASEGCVAISSDALQIHGGSGYTEDYDVARIYRDSRITTIYEGTTQLQVVAAIGGVVSGMSASGQLRQYAEGELTKFVASDDLKKIWSDLDTAVVSYKSIQDGNVKDSLAFEVVEIAARFICGMLLERSLKVLGGKELEKRKTISQAYNVDSLAIANANLFKLERASKQAVPA; this is translated from the coding sequence AATGTGCAGGAAGCGAAAGAATACTATCAATCCGTATTAGAGTCCTTAGGCGAAATCATGGGCGAATTTGTGGCTCCCCGTAGTAAGGAAATGGATCAGATCGGATTGAAGTATGAAAACGGAAAAGTAACATTTCCAAAAGCTCAGGAGGAATGTTACAACACCCTGAGAGACGCCGGATTGATGCCGATTTCCATCAGTAGAAAATACGGCGGAATGGGATTGCCGGCATCGGTTCAGTCCTTTCTTTGCGAAATTGCCGCCAGAGCCGACGCTGCGTTTTGTCTTGCCTATGGAAATATCAATATTGTAGAAATCATGGAACGATACGCGTCCGATGAAATGTGCGAGAAGTGGATTCCTGAAATTGCGGCCGGAAAATACAGCGCGGCGATGGCGCTCACCGAACCCAATTATGGATCCGATCTTCCGAACGTGCAGACAAGAGCCGAACAAGGCGCGGACGGAGTTTGGAGAATCACAGGAGCAAAACGTTTTATCACTCACGCATGCGGATATGTGGACGCGCCTTCGGTCATTCTCACGTTAGCGAGAACAGGGTCTCCGGAAAGCGGGGCGAGGGGACTTTCTTTCTTTTTAGTAAAAGGAAGCGACGTGCATGTTGCAGGGGTGGAGCACAAGATGGGACTTCATTGTTCCCCTACTTGTGAGGTAGTATTCGAAAATTCTCCGGGGGAATTGATCGGTAAAACCGGATACGGGCTCGTAAAATATTCCATGGGAATGATGAATGCAGCGCGACTTACGATTGCAACTCAATCTTTGGGAATCGCTACCGCGGCTTATTATGAAGGAAAGAAATACGCTTCCGAAAGGATCCAATTCGGAAAACCGATCGAGCAGATTCCGGCCGTTAAGAAAATGTTGGATCGAATGGAGAGAGAAATTCTCGCGACCCGGGTTTTGATTGCGGAAACCGGAAAGGCGATCGACCTCTATCACTGGCCGAAAGAACATCTCGTCAAAGTGGAAGGCAAGACAGAAAAGGATGCAAATCAGAACGAGACCATTCGTCGCTGGGAAAAACTCGCTGATCTTTTTACGCCACTCAGCAAATACTACGCGTCCGAAGGATGTGTAGCAATTTCGTCTGACGCGTTACAGATTCACGGAGGAAGCGGATATACCGAAGACTACGATGTGGCTCGTATTTACAGAGATAGCAGGATTACAACAATTTATGAGGGGACCACGCAACTTCAAGTAGTTGCAGCGATCGGAGGAGTCGTATCCGGGATGTCGGCATCCGGGCAGCTTAGACAATACGCGGAAGGGGAATTGACGAAGTTTGTGGCATCCGATGATCTCAAAAAAATCTGGAGTGACTTGGATACGGCGGTGGTTTCTTACAAATCAATACAGGATGGAAACGTAAAGGATTCGCTTGCGTTTGAAGTTGTGGAAATCGCGGCGAGATTTATTTGCGGAATGTTATTAGAGCGATCCTTGAAAGTTCTCGGTGGAAAGGAACTCGAAAAAAGAAAGACAATTTCTCAGGCTTATAATGTGGACAGTCTTGCGATCGCAAATGCGAATCTGTTCAAATTGGAAAGGGCTTCGAAACAGGCTGTGCCTGCTTAA